tatttacctAAGCCCAAAGAGGGAGATCGAAGATGGAACGGTGCAGGAACAATAGAGGTGATGGCGACGGCAGCAATAGACGAAGACAATGCCAGCAACGAGAGATGGGGGTATTCGGGTGAGAGGAGAGTGAGAGAACGACGATGACAATCGGCGAGCTAATACTAGAGAAAACAAATAGGGTTTTGAATGAGGGAGGCCGACAGAGAGGATTTGATGGAACAATGAACCATACCGTGGATTTGGGTCggccttttaatttttttttttcttaagaataaaaacaaaatttgcacaagaaaTTTTCTCATTTCAATATTCTAAGCTATTATCacaaaatgagaatttttatataGTCCAAAATCCAAATACTCAAGTCAGTTCcttgattgaattaaaaaaaatcataattaaatgatCGAGATATAGATGATCCAATTCCAAGTTTTCTATCAAGCTACGAAGTATCACCAACATCAATATTATCTATTGCATTCTCCTCAAGACCTTCATTTGCAGCCTCCTAAAGTCTTTCATTAACATTTTCATCAAGCTCCACAAgattttcaagatcaattactTTTCTATCATGCATCTCAAAATTAGTAGAATTCTTTAACATTAATGAATTCACCCTTATATAGACCAGGTCCTTTAACATATCTGGTGATAATCTATCCCTTTTTTGTTTATGCAGCATCAAATGCACTCCAATTATGTTCACATGCATAAGCATTACATGGTTGGCTCAATATACGAATAGCAACCCTTTTTAGAATAGGAACTAATTCTCCGTTTGCTTCCTACCACACTCCTACACATAATGATCAACAAGTTAGCTTTATGTAAGAtaaataacttaataaaaatagatattaaaataagttaaacAAAAGTGGATGAGCATATCTCATTTGTGCcattgaaagaaaattaaaaatatttggatgTCTCCCATCATAAATCAATAATTAGTCAACAAACTCATTTCTTTTTGTAATGTCAACCAATTTTTCTCCCACAAATAATAAACCATCTCTTACTTTAGATTGGTCATACCTTATTTTCATGTCACACATAAAAGATGAGTTAAGGTAAGCTATAATTGCATGTATCTCATGAAGTATATTCTCTTCTCGTCTTTTCTCAAATAAGTCTCGTAGTTGCATGTATTTGATAGGATTAGTTTCACATTGCTTCTTGATGGCAGTTCTTGCTCTCTCTATTGCATCATAAATGTAGCCAGCAGTTGATCTATCACCATCAACTaatcataatattttaacaagagACTCTAAGGCAGATATaaccttttttcattttttccaaaattcaatACCTTGAATTATGCCCTTCACATTTTGTGCCATTGCTCTTTTGCTATATGACAAGTTTCTCCAAGTAGCTGATGCAATTAAGTTTCTCAAACCATCTTCAACTTCTAAAACAGATTGAAGCATTAGAAAATAAGAAGCAAACCTAGTTTTGGAATACATTTTCAAATCATTGTATGTATGTTCCCTCATTAAACTTAAGACAATGGTATGCCTGTACATATAATCCACAATCTCATTTGCCTCATCAAATACCTTGCTTATCCATTGaagtttattataaatatttttgaaaagtaattAAACTCCATGGGCTACACACTTTGTTTTGTATATGTGATGATAACTTCTCATTATCATATCACCAACAAGTCCATAATTTGGAGCATTGTTTGTGATAATTTGAACTACATTCTTAGGTTCAATCTCTTCAATGACAGATACAAGTAGATCTCTAAGAAAAAAATCACTCTTTCTATGACTCGACCTTTCAAAAGACTTTAAAAAAGACAAGCCCTTTTGGAGAATAAGCAACCACATTGACAAATAAGCGACCTTTCATGTCTGTCAAAATATTAGACATTAATGTGCATCTTGATAAACTCCGCGATTTCTTCACTTTAGCTACATAATCTTCAACCATTGTTTTGTTATTCATCACTAATTTAGTTCTTAGAGTAGAATAACTTGGTAACGAATATCCAATACCAGAAAGTCAGAAACAACCTTAATCATCTCAATAAAAGCAGGTGTTTGAATAACATTGAAAGGAatgttattcaaaaaaaaaaaaaatgctgagctattttcatatccaccatatccttatcctttttgttGTATATGATAGGTATTGAAGTTTGTTGTAAACTTGATAAAGTTTCTTGACTAGTTTCGACATTTTTAGTAGATAATTTTCCCTTTTTACTATCACCTCCAATAGCAATAACAGCTAGAGCTTGTACCTCATCTGGCACACTTGAATAAACCATAACATCACGCCCTGTTTGGCCAGATAAATGCGATTTTACTCTAGATATACCACCAGAATACTctttttgacaaaatttatatttgaatcgTCGATCCGAATTATCAGCATATTCCCAAAATTTGTCTTTTGTCTCATTTCCTAcatatagtttaattttatttgctaATATgcataacaattaattaacaaagaTTAACATGTATAagtagaaataaatttattaaaacttatataattaaaaaaaaaaacaaattcaactAACCTAcatttaacatgaaaaaattcAGATGTCACAAACAAACAACATATTCAAGttccaaaacaaattaataaaccTATGTTAATGAACAGAATGCATGCGTGGTGGTTGAGAATTGAGATCTTAATTTGGACAAATAATTGAAGTtagttgaggctatatttggaAATTGTGTGAAATGGAAAGTAAGGAAAGCAAAAATCATAGTGGTTATTGGTTGCTGGTTATAATTTGTGTGcttttagtttatttctttttattattttttaataacaaattcGTAATTTTTATAATTGCTCGTGTGTGTATACATACATTCTGTTCtgttgcttgtttttttttgtaaattttttgttgtttgttaaAGTTtcgtatttttaaattttaattttagaaacaattttaaaactaaaaattaatttaaaaaatgtaacaaaatatGCCCTAAATAATCTTCCATGCAtataaaaatgaagataaagatgaaaaattagcacaaaaaaattacttcaagaaatgttgagaaaatcataaaacaattaataaaacgAAGCAACCTATAGAGAGACAAAGAGGAATTGAAGTTATTGAACCTCATGAGAAGTTGAGGACCGAAGAACAAAAACTCCGAAGAGAAATGTGGTAGATGAGTAGTTTAATAGATAGATGATAGAGAGAGGagagatatatatgagaatgtaattgaatattaatatttaataaaaacaaaagaagagttGAGTAGAAAGTGAGAAgctgaaaataaataaataatgagtCATCATGAGCCATCATTAGCCatagtaataattaaaaaatatttctgatCAGACATCATAATTTGGTTTGCACATAATCTGGGAGCACgcaacaaattttttaattgaatttttaaaaaattcaactaatacaggttttatactttttaggtttaaaatatgtaaattattccgaatatttcaaaaatacacaagtataatatttttaataaaaatataaaataattcacATATAATACGTGAATAATTCGACGAATTACTAATAAGAGCCGATAGCACGAAGGACTCTATGCATCAACTCCTCCGAGACCCAGTGACTCTTCAACCGCAGTCTTCCACTACTTCCATTAGAATTCTAGGGCTCTCTAAATTTGCAtggttttgaatttgaagaGTTGAGATTTAATCATATGATGACATCTGTAAGAAGAAAATGACTCTAGTTAATACGTAAGATTCCGACACTGATTGAATGTTGCAACTGTTTGAGATGAGTTTCTCCATGGTAAGTACTACTCTTTGATTCGTGGGTCTATGTTTGATGGTGGGTCGAAGCTGCCATGATCTCTATTTGTAGTTTATATGAAAGTAAGTAATTGATTTGTTGTACCAACCACATGAGAAGGgaaaattatacattatataATGTGAATGCTAAacactaaaatatatatcaaagagttaatttataaatatatatatatatatagatggagACTTATAAAAGAGATTTTATTTTACGAAATCTTCCGATTATATCATAGGAGGAAAATGTCCTTAATTTGATATAGAATAAAGTTTACCTACTTTTAAAAGACACCatactttaatttaatattttagattattcaCGAATtgcacataattttttatttgaattgttccactctttttaaaatttactatCTATTGTGAGTCCGATCTAAACGTAAGAACAAGTTTTACCATAACTTAAAATTGACGGTCTGCCTTGACACTTGGGATAGATAGAGAGGATTGCATAATTTGAGCGAAAATATAATCTAATCCACAAACGTCTTGTATCCTAAAACAATAATAAGCAAAGAGCAAACAAAAGTGAGCGGTGAAGCGTGGTGGCGAGGCGAGGGCAACGATGACTTTGGgagagaagaggagagagaagagagcagAGGCGAGGGCAACGACGACTATGGGTGGGGATAATTTCGTCTTCTTACCTCTAATTTATAAACCTCTTTGTCATTTTCTCTGGTTCTGTAAAATAACCCTGATCATATATAATTTTCGATTTGAGTTGTTTAACCGTCTTTAAAATTTGTGATCTATTTTGATTCCGATCTAAATATAAGAAGAGATTTTACATGAGTTAAAATTGACGGTCTGCTTTGACACTTGGGATAAATAGAGAGGATTGCATAATTTGGACGAAACTATAATCTAATCCACAAATGTAGTGTATCCTAAAACCACAAGAAGCAAAGAGCAAACAAAAGTGAGCGGTCAGTCTATCGTTGAAATATAACGATAAGCAAACCAAACCAATGGCCGGTCGCTGTCCTTGATTCCCCTTGTTCATGGCGAGTCAAAGAAGGCGAGCTGTAGAGAAGCGTGCATTGATCAACCgcctgctctctctctctctctcaaaagtGACCGAAACTTGTTCTCGACGGACTCAAATCGGATCAGATTCACAGTCCGGGCGCCTCGCAGATCTCCTCGTTTTCACTCTCTGTGGTTACTGGTTAGTAAACCTATGTTCGtctctatatctatatatctatgtgtgtgtgtgagcgATTACGCTCGCAACCTTGTcttttctgttctctctcttcctacaaaatttgaaatgagctCCTCGTCTTGCTGGCCTATGCGCCTAAATCAGGTGCATCCTATGTCTGTCTTTGGATGTTCACTTTCTGCCCAGATGAGGGAAGAATTCCCAGTACAATGTCCATGACTTTGATTTGCTCTCAATCATCTCTTCCTAACCAAATTTACCCAGAATCCCTTGATGTTGCCTGCTTCTTTGTCCTATTTTGTATTTCAAGTATTTCAGAAGCAAAGTTGTAAGATCCAATAACAATTTCACTAATCTCTTCAAAGCATTTAACTTGAGACAgattaatttttgttacataATCAGGCAGCTCAGAATGTGAGTGCTACCATTTGATATTGTGACAGATTTGATAATTCTGAGAcattttgatgtgaaaaattTTCAATACTACCATGTCTGGCCGCAGTTGTGAGGGTTGAAAGTTAAATTAGCATTTTGAAATCAAGCTTATACTCGTTGCAGGTTACTAACATCACCAAACTCGGATCCTTGTTGGCAGTATGGATTCTCTCATTTCAAGCAGGGGGAAGATTCAATCCGTGCCGGAATCATATATTTTACCACCAGAGACACGACCCAGTGTCCTAGTAACTCCTTTACTGAAGACCATACCAGTGATTGATCTTGAAACACTGGGCCACCATCGCAATGAATTAATTCAGCATATCATCAAAGCTAGCCAAGACTATGGATTCTTTCAGGTCATTCATCAATTACTTTCTATTCATGccatttatattgctttcggaACATTTTATAGAGCTGCTGTCCTCTAACCAAAGTTCGTTCACGGTTCAGTTGACAAACCATGGTGTTTCGGAGGAGTTAATGAATGATGTACTGACGATGGGAgctgaattttttaatttgcctGAAAAGGACAAGGCAAGATACTACAATGAGAAATCCCCGTCTCCTGAGGTTTGTAGGCTTAAAACAAGCATTGACTATGCAGACGAGAAGGTCCATTTCTGGAGAGATAATTTTCGGCACCCTTGCCACCCCGTGGAGGACTACATTCAGCTTTGGCCTGAAAATCCACCTCGGTACAGGTATGCCATTGCTATGGGCAATGCTAAACAAATAAGACCAAtctttatacaaaaaaattgacacaTAATGATGTGATTGTTTGTAATACTAACCCTTCATTTTAAATACCTGATTAAACACCCACAAGTTCGATTAACATTTTCAGAAAATGTCACTGCTGCGCCCTTGTATTAACGTATTCTGTATTGGTATTGATATAGAGAGGTGGTCGGACGTTTTTCAGTTGAGGTGAGGAGGCTGTCTTTGCAGCTgttgaatttaatttgtgaaGGATTAGGTCTTGAACAGGGTTACTTTGAGGAAAGGCTCAGTCACCGTCAAGCTTTCTCTATTAATCACTATCCCCCATGCCCCGACCCAACCTCAGTCTTGGGATTGCCTAAACATGCCGATCCTCACCTCATCACCGTTCTTAACCAAGGCCATGTACCTGGGCTTCAAGTCTTGAAGGACCGGGAATGGCTGGGTATTGAGCCCCTACCCAATGCATTTGTGGTTAATATAAATTACATGTTACAGGTATCTTCTCTTTATTATTCTCTCCCCAGTCAACTCTACTATtttcttgaataaaattttcttttagctgCTTGTGACGTGCatgtatttatatttgaatttgtaGGTAATCAGCAATGGGAAGCTGAAAAGTGCTGATCATCGAGTCATGACAAACTCAAAAGCTGCAAGAACAACAGTCGTTAGCTTTATCGTTCCTTCTAGCGATTGCCTAATAGAGCCTGCAAAATCACTGGTGAATGAGCACAATCCGGCGCTGTACAGAACTTTTAGATTCGatgattttttcaaaacttatgCCTTGGATACTCGTGAAGGTAAGGATCCGCTTGTCGATTATATGATCCGATCTTAAGTTTGTTTAGGAACATATGGATGTCTTGGAAAAGGTAATTTGACTAAAGTGCAACAGTCTGTATATGTTCAATCTTAATGGAATATGTTTGTTGTTTACTCTTTTATCAAGACATAGGAACTGATGGTTTTATATGGACATAACACACAGgaatttgtaaattttcttCCCATTTGAGGGAGGGCAAGACATGCCAATTTTCCAAATATGCAACCATATTAAAATTGCACTCGCAACTTCTGTCGTTTGTGTCCTTTGCACGGAGACCCTTTTTCGTTAAAAACGATTCTAAAGGTTATTGTAGTTTAATTTTTGGCTAATAGATTTCCTTCTGAGATAAACGTCGTCacttaaattttagttttaattctcaTCAAGTAACAAATAATCAAGTACCTCATGTTGGCCTTTCATATAGAACATTGTCATACACAAGCATTTCAAGCCTTCACTAGATTAAAAGCCTGCCTTTTGGCCTATCATATAACACTTGGGTACAGAAGAAGAGTTACAGAATTTCATAGATTACTAGCTGGACACTTGCACTGCTTTGCACATACTCAGAGCTTGATCCTAAATTTGTCTCTCCATAAGCTCCAAGCCCACATAACCTGCTCCTGCAAATGCATTTCCAATTGGATTTGGCTGTGAGTTTGGAGGTGGGCTTGCTTACCCCAGACTTAGGGGTCCCAAATTATCATTACATTTCTAGAGCAGAACCTGCATGAACAAAGAAATAATCATCAGGCCA
The Diospyros lotus cultivar Yz01 chromosome 12, ASM1463336v1, whole genome shotgun sequence DNA segment above includes these coding regions:
- the LOC127786524 gene encoding hyoscyamine 6-dioxygenase-like isoform X1, whose product is MASQRRRAVEKRALINRLLSLSLSLSLSKVTETCSRRTQIGSDSQSGRLADLLVFTLCGYCMDSLISSRGKIQSVPESYILPPETRPSVLVTPLLKTIPVIDLETLGHHRNELIQHIIKASQDYGFFQLTNHGVSEELMNDVLTMGAEFFNLPEKDKARYYNEKSPSPEVCRLKTSIDYADEKVHFWRDNFRHPCHPVEDYIQLWPENPPRYREVVGRFSVEVRRLSLQLLNLICEGLGLEQGYFEERLSHRQAFSINHYPPCPDPTSVLGLPKHADPHLITVLNQGHVPGLQVLKDREWLGIEPLPNAFVVNINYMLQVISNGKLKSADHRVMTNSKAARTTVVSFIVPSSDCLIEPAKSLVNEHNPALYRTFRFDDFFKTYALDTREGKDPLVDYMIQS